DNA sequence from the Deinococcus humi genome:
TTGAACAGCCCACGCGGCTCATTCGTGACTTCCTGCCAGGTGTACTTCTTGCGTCTTGCAGGGGTTTCTGTCACTTAAGTCGCCTCCATCTCAATGGTTTTCATGTAAAAGCCACGCTCAAGGCGCGGCACTCTGTATTTGATGCCGTCATGTGTCAGGCGGACGCGAGAGGAAAGCGGGGCGGTCACGAAAAATGGCCCACCCCGCAACACCCCGTCCTCCACCGTCGCGCCCCATACGGTGAGCGCGGGTGGCCCGCCCTTGCGGCGCGACAGGTGAAGTTCAGGGATCATGGTTAGGCGGCGGGGGCGTCGTAATGCAGTTTGCCCGTGCCCGTGCCCTTGAACGCGGTGTTGGCAATCGCCCGTGCGCCGCTCATGGGATCAGGCTCAGACAGCACCACTTCGCCGCTGTACTTGGCCCCAGAGGCGCGGGTAATGCGTGCGCCAATGTTCGCGCCGCTGCCCGACTTCAGGGCGGTCTCGATGAGGGTGTTGACGGTGGCATTCTTTTCAGTGGCCGCCGTCGTGAAGCTGATTGTCCAGGCCACACCTGTCTTTGCGGCGTACTGGAACGCGCCGTCTGCGTCATCGGCGTAAGCGTCAAAGGTGGCGATGTTGCCTGCGGGTGTCAGCTTGACTTCGCCCAGGATTGGCACTTGTACCCAGACGAGTGCGCCAACGCCAGCGGGGCGGAACGCGACTTCCAGCTTATCGGTGGACGCGCTTTCGGGGGTGCTACCTTCGGCGGCAAATGCAGCAAATTCGGACATGTTCTCTCCTGTGAGAATCCCGCGCAGTCACGCGGGCGAGAGGGTTAAAGGTTGTGGGCCTTCGCGTAAGCATCAAGCGTCCGGTTTGCTTCCGCCTTGCTGCTGCCCGTAGTGGACAGCCGATGGCCGTTGACTTCCCGCGTTACCGTCACCATGCCGGATTCCTCCGGCTCAGCGGCGGGCGGGGCGGCGGGCACGGTTTCGGGTTCCGTCACAGGCTTCGCGGCGGGCTTAGGTGCAGTTCTCTTGCTCGGCACGGTGGCCTCCTTACTTCACGATCAGGGCGGACAGCATCAGGGTTGCGTAATAGCCGCCGCCCTGCGCGTCTGCCATCGGTTCCGGGCGATTCTGCCGCTGCACACTGCCGGGCAGGTATTCCGTCACCCCGTCCAGATCGGTGTCAATCTCGTCCACGTTGTCCAGCAACTGCCTCAGAATCTCAGTCAGTTGAGCGCGGGCGGCGGGGGCCTGCTGAAGTGTGGAGGGCTTGGCGTACACCGTCACGCGGGGATAGACGCGCAAGGCATCGTGTCCCCGGTAGAACGGCGTGTCCACTCCCCCATCAGAAGCCCAAATCACCCCGTAGAGGGGCAGGCCACCTGGGGCCGCACCATCCCAGTACACATGCCCCGCGAGGGCCGGAAGGGCGTTGCAGTAGCCGTAGAGCGTACTCACAGGCCCACCGCCCGCCGCGCCGCCTCGTGAATGTCAGGATCGTGCAGGGCTTTGGTGAGGTAATCGCGCCCGCCTTGACTCGGGGGCCGTTCGATCAGCTCCCGCGCTTCGGGGGGTGGGTTGTTCACCGCGCCCACGCTCACGCTCAGGCCAGGGCCGGGAATGGCCCCGATGCTGGCAGCGAGGCGTCCGCCCTGGATGGCCGGGTAGTCGCCGGGCTTGCTGCTGGGGTTGAGGTTGCCGGGGTGGCGGACACCTGCGCCGGGATGAGACAGCTTCTCTCTCAGTTCCAGCGCGGCGGCATAACCAGCACGTCTCAGGGCGGCCATGATGACTTGATCTGCTGCGTCTGCCATGTCACCTCCCCGTGGGGCTGCCCAGCCACAGTTCGTAAATCTGATGCTGGCCCCCGATCTCACGCGGCGGCCCCTGCTTGATGAGCGGCCTCGCTGAACCGTTCACGCGGATGATGATTTCCCCGCCCTCAGCATCAGGCCACGGGAACCACGCCGTAAAGCAGCGCGATACCGGAAGGCTGCCCACAACCCCGTTAACGATCTCGGCAGTCTTGGAACGCAGCGTTTGGTCCTGATCGCTTGCAGGCTGAGTCACCAGCACGTTCACCGTGGCCCCTCCCCCCATCGGCAACCCCGTGTTGGGATCAAGGGGCGCGGGCGTCAGGCGTTCCACGGTGAGGGTGTCCTTCATCAGCCGGGGGTTGAGGTGCATGTCACACCCCCACGTGACGCCACGGGGCCAGCAGTGACAGCACGCCGGGGGGCAAAGCGTCGGCGTTGGGCAGAGCGTACTGGGTTTCCACGTCCCCCAGCCTCTCCGCCTTGATCCCCACAGGCTGCGCCGTCAAGCCTTCTGCCGTGAGCACGATGGCCTGCCTGAGAGCGTTGGGCAGCTCCTGAGCCGTCCAGCCAGTGCTGAATGCCACCGTCACCACGCTGAGCGGC
Encoded proteins:
- a CDS encoding phage tail tube protein yields the protein MSEFAAFAAEGSTPESASTDKLEVAFRPAGVGALVWVQVPILGEVKLTPAGNIATFDAYADDADGAFQYAAKTGVAWTISFTTAATEKNATVNTLIETALKSGSGANIGARITRASGAKYSGEVVLSEPDPMSGARAIANTAFKGTGTGKLHYDAPAA